A window from Halomicrobium urmianum encodes these proteins:
- a CDS encoding DUF1349 domain-containing protein, with the protein MEWDAASDRGGSGLDQYHVTYDIVHDGPGGDAGMTSRGVPAGTTSVTLEQVDPDTEYAIAVSAVDSAGNESGAATVTASTESATGDRTGGRGPIAVRGGGADIWNEADAFHYYYGRAGGDFDVAVRVAAVEETDSYAKAGLMVRDSRDAGAANVMIRRRPSSTGVQWRASAGGTTDSTTSSEGQSESEVPGGTTDHAWQRLVRSGDVIRAYSSPDGVEWTLLADLSLSLSDDVYVGLAVTSHAEGTLCTAEFDGFSGLRLTSNRDVGDVDAAGDVEDDGGPDHSPLPEVDGVEVNDPDGDGDYEDLNGNGETDFQDVVEYFDHMDDPAVTDNVDAFDYNGNDEIDFADLVELFREV; encoded by the coding sequence AGTACCACGTCACGTACGACATCGTCCACGACGGACCCGGCGGCGACGCCGGCATGACCAGTCGGGGCGTCCCGGCCGGGACCACGAGCGTGACGCTCGAACAGGTGGATCCGGACACCGAGTACGCGATCGCCGTCAGCGCCGTCGACAGCGCCGGCAACGAGTCTGGCGCCGCGACGGTCACCGCATCGACCGAGAGTGCCACCGGCGACCGCACCGGCGGTCGCGGCCCGATCGCCGTCCGCGGCGGCGGCGCGGACATCTGGAACGAGGCGGACGCGTTCCACTACTACTACGGCCGGGCCGGCGGCGACTTCGACGTCGCCGTCAGGGTCGCCGCCGTCGAGGAGACCGACTCCTACGCCAAGGCCGGTCTGATGGTCCGCGACTCGCGCGACGCCGGCGCGGCCAACGTCATGATCCGCCGACGGCCGAGTTCGACGGGCGTCCAGTGGCGGGCCAGCGCCGGCGGGACCACCGATAGCACTACCTCCAGCGAGGGCCAGTCGGAGAGCGAAGTCCCCGGCGGGACGACCGACCACGCCTGGCAGCGACTGGTCCGGTCCGGTGACGTGATCCGGGCCTACTCCTCGCCCGACGGCGTCGAGTGGACGCTGCTCGCCGACCTGTCCCTGTCGCTGTCGGACGACGTCTACGTCGGACTCGCAGTCACCAGCCACGCCGAGGGGACGCTGTGTACAGCCGAGTTCGACGGCTTCAGCGGCCTGCGGCTGACGAGCAACCGCGACGTCGGTGACGTCGACGCCGCGGGCGACGTCGAGGACGACGGCGGACCCGACCACTCCCCGTTGCCGGAGGTCGACGGCGTCGAGGTGAACGACCCCGACGGCGACGGCGACTACGAAGACCTCAACGGCAACGGCGAGACCGACTTCCAGGACGTCGTCGAGTACTTCGACCACATGGACGACCCGGCAGTGACTGACAACGTCGACGCCTTCGACTACAACGGCAACGACGAGATCGACTTCGCCGACCTCGTGGAGCTGTTCAGGGAGGTGTAG
- a CDS encoding threonine synthase: MDTTTAFRGLECVDCGATAPDGSYRCPDCGGLLRGTYDADAVPDAGDLNGRDPGPYRVAELLPFSRDDAVTMDEGATPATACPSLADEFGVDRLLVKDEGRNPTGAATDRGLSLAVTAARDGDAAAVALPTTGNGGQSAAAYAGRAGLDSHSVVPSRCPFVNKAMINVHGGDMNVVEGRYPDAVEAYEDGREDDWAPVGPASPYRREGLKGIYFEVAAALSWSAPDALVVPTGHGTTLAATDAAATQLADAGVVAETPRLYAAQPTGCAPVVDAVADGEVVPAEQPDSIVGSLEVPDPVLGDRAAAAVRESGGEGVAVDDDDALAAAVDAAGDTGLEVGATGGVGVAAARELADLGAFDADDAVAVVNPVAGGKEDDLLRSHLMTRGV; the protein is encoded by the coding sequence ATGGACACGACGACGGCGTTTCGCGGGCTGGAGTGCGTCGACTGCGGGGCGACGGCGCCCGACGGGAGCTACCGCTGTCCCGACTGCGGCGGGCTGCTCCGCGGGACCTACGACGCGGACGCGGTCCCGGATGCCGGCGACCTGAACGGGCGCGACCCGGGCCCCTACCGGGTCGCCGAACTGCTCCCTTTCTCGCGAGACGACGCAGTCACGATGGACGAGGGCGCCACGCCGGCGACGGCGTGCCCGTCGCTGGCGGACGAGTTCGGCGTCGACCGACTGCTCGTCAAGGACGAGGGCCGCAACCCGACGGGCGCTGCGACCGACCGGGGCCTGTCGCTGGCGGTCACCGCCGCCCGGGACGGCGACGCGGCGGCCGTCGCGCTGCCGACGACGGGCAACGGCGGCCAGTCGGCCGCCGCCTACGCCGGGCGGGCCGGGCTGGACTCCCACTCGGTCGTCCCCTCGCGGTGTCCCTTCGTCAACAAGGCCATGATCAACGTCCACGGCGGCGACATGAACGTCGTCGAGGGGCGCTATCCCGACGCGGTCGAGGCCTACGAGGACGGCCGCGAGGACGACTGGGCACCGGTCGGCCCGGCCTCGCCGTACCGCCGCGAGGGGCTGAAGGGAATCTACTTCGAGGTCGCTGCGGCGCTCTCGTGGTCCGCTCCGGACGCGCTCGTCGTCCCGACCGGTCACGGAACCACACTCGCGGCGACCGACGCCGCGGCTACCCAGCTCGCCGACGCGGGCGTCGTGGCCGAGACGCCCCGGCTCTACGCGGCCCAGCCGACGGGCTGTGCACCCGTCGTCGACGCCGTGGCGGACGGCGAAGTCGTCCCGGCGGAGCAGCCGGACTCCATCGTGGGGTCGCTGGAGGTGCCCGATCCCGTCCTCGGCGACCGGGCCGCCGCCGCGGTCCGCGAGAGCGGCGGCGAGGGAGTCGCAGTGGACGACGACGACGCGCTCGCCGCCGCAGTGGACGCGGCCGGCGACACCGGACTGGAGGTCGGCGCGACGGGCGGCGTCGGCGTCGCCGCGGCGCGCGAACTGGCGGACCTGGGCGCGTTCGACGCCGACGACGCCGTGGCCGTCGTCAACCCCGTCGCCGGCGGCAAGGAGGACGACCTGCTGCGGAGCCACCTGATGACTCGGGGCGTCTGA
- a CDS encoding J domain-containing protein encodes MQLDPGAWPEWLLVGVGVGVLGSLVVAALFFVAVRYFPSRPVARGRRGGEKRRRAELREYLDAVDEQYAEDHFVEGQHVAFYLPKRDVAITFDARAYYRIERSATRPVLVEHEMPGVQLGARLPFETPEVDFGPDETEERREHPTAAAFRELGLPTSATLEEVKAAYRSKVKEVHPDHGGDEDEFRRVREAYTTAKRHAVEARPAD; translated from the coding sequence GTGCAACTCGATCCCGGTGCGTGGCCGGAGTGGCTCCTCGTAGGTGTGGGCGTCGGCGTCCTGGGGAGCCTCGTGGTTGCGGCCCTCTTCTTCGTCGCGGTCCGCTACTTCCCGAGTCGCCCCGTGGCGCGGGGCCGACGGGGCGGCGAGAAGCGCCGCCGCGCGGAGCTGCGCGAGTACCTCGACGCCGTCGACGAGCAGTACGCCGAGGACCACTTCGTCGAGGGCCAGCACGTCGCCTTCTACCTCCCGAAGCGGGACGTCGCCATCACGTTCGACGCCCGCGCCTACTACCGGATCGAGCGCTCGGCGACCCGTCCGGTCCTGGTCGAACACGAGATGCCGGGCGTCCAGCTCGGCGCCCGCCTGCCCTTCGAGACGCCCGAGGTCGACTTCGGCCCCGACGAGACTGAGGAGCGCCGGGAGCATCCCACCGCTGCAGCGTTCCGGGAGCTGGGGCTGCCCACGTCCGCCACGCTGGAGGAGGTCAAGGCCGCCTACCGCAGCAAGGTCAAGGAGGTCCACCCGGACCACGGCGGCGACGAGGACGAGTTCCGCCGCGTCCGCGAGGCCTACACGACCGCCAAGCGCCACGCCGTCGAGGCGCGGCCAGCGGACTGA
- a CDS encoding proteasome assembly chaperone family protein: MDEFDIESHAEVDLSEPVLIEGLPGVGHVGKLAAEHLLEELDSELVRRVYSRHFPPQVSVEEGRTQLACAEFHAVTPEEGRDLLVLTGDHQAQDNEGHYGLTDTFLDVAEEFGVETVYALGGVPTGELIEEYDVVGATTTDDLIEDLEDVGVEFRENEPAGGIVGVSGLLLGLSDRRDLPAACLMGETSGYLVDPKSAQAVLETLEDLVGFDVDYGSLEDRAEEMEEVVRKIQEMEQGSPTTSDEDLRYIG, translated from the coding sequence ATGGACGAGTTCGACATCGAGTCTCACGCGGAGGTCGACCTCTCGGAGCCGGTCCTCATCGAGGGCCTGCCCGGCGTCGGCCACGTCGGCAAGCTCGCCGCCGAGCACCTGCTGGAGGAACTCGACAGCGAGCTAGTGCGGCGCGTCTACTCCCGTCACTTCCCACCGCAGGTGAGCGTCGAGGAGGGGCGCACGCAACTCGCTTGCGCGGAGTTCCACGCCGTCACGCCCGAGGAGGGCCGAGACCTGCTCGTGCTGACCGGCGACCACCAGGCGCAGGACAACGAGGGCCACTACGGCCTGACCGACACCTTCCTCGACGTCGCCGAGGAGTTCGGCGTCGAGACGGTGTACGCGCTGGGCGGCGTCCCCACGGGCGAGCTCATCGAGGAGTACGACGTCGTCGGCGCGACGACGACCGACGACCTGATCGAGGACCTCGAAGACGTGGGCGTCGAGTTCCGCGAGAACGAGCCCGCCGGCGGCATCGTCGGCGTCTCCGGTCTCCTGCTGGGCCTGAGCGACCGTCGCGACCTGCCGGCGGCCTGCCTCATGGGCGAGACGTCCGGCTACCTCGTCGACCCCAAGAGCGCGCAGGCGGTGCTGGAGACCCTCGAGGATCTCGTCGGCTTCGATGTCGACTACGGCTCCCTGGAGGACCGCGCCGAGGAGATGGAGGAAGTCGTCCGGAAGATCCAGGAGATGGAGCAGGGGTCGCCGACGACCTCCGACGAGGACCTCCGCTACATCGGTTGA
- a CDS encoding RNA-protein complex protein Nop10 has product MRADLRVCSDWESNHDRPVYTLAESCPDCGAEAVNSAPAPYNPADPYGEYRRALKRRERE; this is encoded by the coding sequence ATGCGGGCCGATCTCAGGGTCTGTTCCGACTGGGAATCGAACCACGACCGGCCCGTATACACGCTCGCCGAGTCCTGTCCGGACTGCGGCGCCGAGGCCGTCAACAGCGCCCCGGCCCCGTACAATCCGGCGGACCCGTACGGCGAGTATCGACGCGCACTTAAGCGCCGCGAGCGGGAGTAG
- a CDS encoding translation initiation factor IF-2 subunit alpha, whose product MKYSGWPEPGELAVGRVDEIEDFGVFVDLLEYEDKRGLTHISEVASGWIKNVRDHVNEGQTVVVKVLEVDEDAQQINLSIKDVNDHQRKEKIQEWKNEQKADNWMELAFGEDLPGEQYAAIANELLAEFGSMYDGFEEAAIHGHEALEETDLDDDEVDAIVETARENVSVPYVTVSGYVDLTCPEGDGVEVIKEALQAAEGNGEVPEEVQLEVTYVGSPEYRIRVQAPDYKRAESELEDSAERARAVVAEHGGSGDFHRERQQEEE is encoded by the coding sequence ATGAAGTACAGCGGCTGGCCCGAACCGGGCGAACTCGCGGTCGGACGCGTCGACGAGATCGAGGACTTCGGCGTGTTCGTCGACCTGCTGGAGTACGAGGACAAGCGGGGACTGACCCACATCTCCGAAGTCGCCAGCGGGTGGATCAAGAACGTCCGCGACCACGTCAACGAGGGCCAGACGGTCGTCGTCAAGGTGCTGGAGGTCGACGAGGACGCCCAGCAGATCAACCTCTCGATCAAGGACGTCAACGACCACCAGCGCAAGGAGAAGATCCAGGAGTGGAAGAACGAGCAGAAGGCCGACAACTGGATGGAACTGGCCTTCGGCGAGGACCTCCCCGGCGAGCAGTACGCGGCGATCGCCAACGAACTGCTCGCCGAGTTCGGTTCCATGTACGACGGCTTCGAGGAGGCCGCCATCCACGGCCACGAGGCCCTCGAGGAGACCGACCTCGACGACGACGAGGTCGACGCTATCGTCGAGACCGCTCGTGAGAACGTCTCGGTGCCGTACGTCACCGTCTCGGGCTACGTCGACCTGACCTGCCCCGAGGGCGACGGCGTCGAGGTCATCAAGGAGGCCCTGCAGGCCGCCGAGGGCAACGGCGAGGTGCCCGAAGAAGTGCAACTGGAGGTCACCTACGTCGGCTCGCCCGAGTACCGCATCCGCGTGCAGGCGCCCGACTACAAGCGCGCCGAGTCCGAGCTGGAGGACAGCGCCGAGCGGGCCCGCGCCGTCGTCGCCGAGCACGGCGGCTCCGGGGACTTCCACCGCGAGCGCCAGCAGGAAGAGGAGTAA
- a CDS encoding 30S ribosomal protein S27e: MAGNFVTVTCPDCENEQTLFEKAATEVDCAVCGHTLARPTGGQAAIEGEVTEVVESR; the protein is encoded by the coding sequence ATGGCTGGAAACTTCGTCACCGTCACCTGTCCGGACTGCGAGAACGAACAGACCCTCTTCGAGAAGGCCGCCACCGAGGTCGACTGCGCCGTCTGCGGGCACACGCTCGCGCGGCCGACCGGCGGACAGGCGGCCATCGAGGGCGAGGTCACCGAGGTCGTCGAATCGCGATGA
- a CDS encoding 50S ribosomal protein L44e, producing MEMPRRFNTYCPHCNEHNEHEVEKVRSGRETGMKWIDRQRERNSGIGNDGKFSKVPGGDKPTKKTDLKYRCSDCGKAHLREGWRAGRLELTD from the coding sequence ATGGAGATGCCACGCCGGTTTAACACGTACTGTCCCCACTGTAACGAGCACAACGAACACGAGGTCGAGAAGGTCCGCAGCGGACGCGAGACGGGCATGAAGTGGATCGACCGCCAGCGCGAGCGCAACTCGGGCATCGGGAACGACGGCAAGTTCTCGAAGGTGCCCGGGGGCGACAAGCCCACCAAGAAGACGGACCTCAAGTACCGCTGCAGCGACTGCGGCAAGGCCCACCTCCGCGAGGGATGGCGCGCCGGTCGACTGGAGCTGACTGACTAA
- a CDS encoding HAH_0734 family protein — MKKLIIHGNPGIRRGARIEYDGQEYEVFGINVQGEWHGPDRPQLWCTIGSEDERETYERRNYIAQHLDTEDIDAEDVAVLRERSDA, encoded by the coding sequence ATGAAGAAGCTGATCATCCACGGGAACCCGGGGATCCGGCGGGGCGCCCGGATCGAGTACGACGGCCAGGAGTACGAGGTCTTCGGGATCAACGTCCAGGGCGAGTGGCACGGGCCCGACCGCCCGCAGCTGTGGTGTACGATCGGCTCCGAGGACGAGCGGGAGACCTACGAGCGGCGCAACTACATCGCACAGCACCTCGACACCGAGGACATCGACGCCGAGGACGTCGCGGTGCTGCGCGAGCGGTCGGACGCGTAG
- a CDS encoding DUF2298 domain-containing protein, giving the protein MELGLVALWLILYLAVLYLGGTIAAVVFPRFADRGLGVAVPLGLAVLWTVTYVAGHLSLGLGTWLGVVVLVGLAWIAKSRGASVDRRLYAETAAVFSVAFLLLVAIRAVDPAISPLGGEKFLDFGLLKSVLRADSLPPEDLWFAGEPVAYYYGGHLLAATLTRITGTAGRFAYNLALAGFYATLVTAVYGLAGSLGAERGLSRRRAAAAGAFLVGIASNLLTPGKVVLWLLPDPMTAWITGRLGVELEGVATEGPAAFHYWDASRVIQDDPSDFVTFEPAIAPVIDEFPFFAWLNGDLHAHMMSTGFLVLVAAVCFAYYLTPEGEVRRRRALLMGVLPPLAGLLGVTNTWSFPSVGGLAMLTVALAPADPRTLLPAPATAALSGGPVRRELSRLGVGLAVAAAVLALGLVWSLPFWLGAASGREIAVLPDRTSLGELLIVHGTLLAPIGAYLYLRAADALNPDRARVGALLAVAAVGLAASVDLAAVGLFVPVVLTAWVLLRGPAPGDGAAVEPVSSDGGQPDGDRSDGTLGFEGVLVVGGIGLVTLVEFVFVAENVGRMNTVFKTYMQVWVLWAAAAGVALAAVASRWSPAPGRWRPLAARGFAALLLVSASLYAGLALSAHFGSQSDVARTDDPTLDGRAWLDVRHPDEAPAIRWLDEREGRPTIVTAAPAGYRWNPSEGKGASAPSSLTGLPTVAGWTHEAQYRNDTVYDERVTDVETIYVGDPTEQARLLAEYDVEYVYVGPAERARYDGITVGELDGVTVAEEWSGVTIYRVDGEALPSS; this is encoded by the coding sequence ATGGAGTTGGGTCTCGTCGCGCTCTGGCTGATCCTCTATCTGGCCGTGCTGTACCTCGGCGGGACGATCGCAGCCGTCGTCTTCCCGCGGTTCGCCGACCGTGGACTGGGCGTGGCAGTCCCGCTGGGACTGGCCGTCCTCTGGACAGTGACCTACGTCGCGGGCCACCTCTCGCTCGGGCTGGGCACGTGGCTGGGCGTCGTCGTCCTCGTGGGGCTGGCGTGGATTGCGAAGAGTCGCGGCGCGAGCGTCGACCGGCGGCTCTACGCCGAGACGGCGGCGGTCTTCTCGGTCGCCTTCCTGCTGCTCGTCGCGATACGGGCGGTCGACCCGGCGATCAGCCCGCTCGGGGGCGAGAAGTTCCTCGACTTCGGCCTGCTGAAGTCGGTCCTGCGGGCCGACTCGCTCCCGCCGGAGGACCTGTGGTTCGCGGGCGAGCCGGTCGCCTACTACTACGGCGGCCACCTGCTCGCGGCGACGCTGACCCGGATCACCGGGACGGCCGGCCGGTTCGCCTACAACCTCGCGCTGGCCGGTTTCTACGCGACGCTGGTCACCGCAGTCTACGGGCTGGCCGGGAGCCTCGGCGCGGAGCGCGGGCTGTCACGCCGGCGCGCGGCCGCCGCAGGCGCCTTTCTCGTCGGCATCGCGAGCAACCTCCTGACGCCCGGGAAGGTGGTGCTGTGGCTCCTGCCGGACCCGATGACGGCGTGGATCACCGGTCGCCTCGGCGTCGAACTGGAGGGCGTCGCGACGGAGGGACCGGCCGCGTTCCACTACTGGGACGCCTCGCGCGTGATCCAGGACGACCCGTCCGACTTCGTCACCTTCGAACCGGCCATCGCGCCCGTCATCGACGAGTTCCCCTTCTTCGCGTGGCTCAACGGCGACCTGCACGCCCACATGATGAGCACGGGCTTTCTCGTGCTGGTCGCGGCGGTCTGCTTCGCCTACTACCTGACGCCGGAGGGCGAGGTGCGACGCCGCCGGGCGCTCCTGATGGGCGTCCTCCCGCCGCTGGCCGGGCTGCTAGGGGTGACGAACACCTGGTCGTTCCCGAGCGTCGGCGGGCTCGCCATGCTGACCGTCGCGCTCGCACCGGCCGACCCGCGGACGCTGCTACCAGCGCCGGCGACGGCGGCCCTCTCCGGCGGCCCCGTACGGCGCGAGCTATCGCGGCTCGGCGTCGGCCTGGCCGTCGCGGCCGCGGTCCTCGCGCTCGGGCTGGTCTGGTCGCTGCCGTTCTGGCTCGGCGCGGCCAGCGGGCGCGAGATCGCGGTCCTCCCCGATCGGACGTCGCTCGGCGAACTGCTGATCGTCCACGGGACGCTCCTGGCCCCGATCGGGGCCTACCTCTACCTCCGGGCGGCCGACGCGCTGAACCCGGACCGGGCCCGCGTCGGTGCCCTGCTTGCCGTCGCCGCCGTCGGCCTGGCGGCCTCGGTCGACCTCGCCGCCGTCGGCCTGTTCGTCCCCGTCGTCCTGACGGCGTGGGTGCTCCTGCGCGGACCCGCCCCGGGTGACGGCGCCGCGGTGGAGCCGGTCAGCTCAGACGGAGGGCAGCCCGACGGCGACCGATCGGACGGGACCCTCGGGTTCGAGGGCGTCCTCGTCGTCGGCGGCATCGGTCTGGTGACGCTCGTGGAGTTCGTCTTCGTCGCGGAGAACGTCGGCCGGATGAACACGGTGTTCAAGACCTACATGCAGGTGTGGGTGCTGTGGGCCGCCGCCGCCGGCGTCGCGCTGGCGGCCGTGGCGAGTCGGTGGTCGCCGGCGCCCGGGCGCTGGCGTCCGCTGGCCGCCCGCGGGTTCGCGGCGCTGCTGCTCGTCTCGGCGTCGCTGTACGCCGGCCTCGCCCTCTCGGCGCACTTCGGGAGCCAGTCCGACGTCGCGCGCACGGACGATCCCACGCTGGACGGGCGGGCCTGGCTCGACGTCCGCCACCCCGACGAGGCGCCGGCGATCCGCTGGCTCGACGAGCGCGAGGGGCGGCCGACCATCGTCACCGCAGCGCCCGCCGGATACCGCTGGAACCCCAGTGAAGGCAAGGGTGCCAGCGCGCCGTCGAGTCTGACCGGTCTGCCGACGGTCGCCGGCTGGACGCACGAGGCCCAGTACCGCAACGACACGGTCTACGACGAGCGCGTGACGGACGTGGAGACCATCTACGTGGGCGACCCGACCGAGCAGGCCCGGCTACTGGCGGAGTACGACGTCGAATACGTCTACGTCGGACCGGCCGAGCGCGCCAGGTACGACGGGATCACGGTCGGCGAACTCGACGGCGTGACGGTCGCAGAAGAGTGGTCCGGCGTGACGATCTACCGGGTCGACGGCGAGGCGCTGCCGTCGTCCTGA
- a CDS encoding glycosyltransferase produces MSRSVGVVVPAFRPDVERLRSYVRRLDERLSPAALRIELDDPEPALVSRLEDLPATVNAVPYRRGKGAAITAGFEALETDVLAFADADGSTGADSLADVIAPVREGRVDLAVGSRRHPEADVRGHQTFARRFLGDAFAWLAGRLLDASLYDYQCGAKAIDAEAWSEVRQHLYDPGFAWDVELIAMAAALDRRVVEVPIEWEDMPGSTVSPVRTSLKMGKALFSARHRAKRLRDSRLHAAIAARRDQPTALIDRDE; encoded by the coding sequence ATGAGTCGGTCGGTGGGCGTCGTCGTCCCCGCGTTCAGGCCGGACGTCGAGCGGCTGCGGTCCTATGTTCGTCGCCTCGACGAGCGGCTCTCGCCCGCCGCCCTGCGGATCGAACTCGACGACCCGGAGCCCGCTCTCGTCTCCCGCCTCGAGGACCTCCCGGCGACCGTCAACGCCGTGCCGTACCGGCGGGGCAAGGGCGCGGCGATCACCGCGGGATTCGAGGCGCTGGAGACCGACGTCCTCGCTTTCGCCGACGCCGACGGGTCGACCGGTGCCGATTCGCTGGCCGACGTCATCGCACCCGTCCGCGAAGGGCGGGTCGATCTGGCTGTCGGCTCGCGCCGGCACCCCGAGGCCGACGTCCGGGGGCACCAGACGTTCGCCCGGCGCTTCCTCGGCGACGCCTTCGCCTGGCTGGCCGGGCGCCTGCTCGACGCGTCGCTGTACGACTACCAGTGCGGCGCAAAGGCGATCGACGCCGAGGCCTGGTCCGAGGTCCGACAGCACCTCTACGATCCGGGCTTCGCCTGGGACGTAGAGCTGATCGCCATGGCGGCGGCGCTGGACCGCCGGGTCGTCGAGGTCCCCATCGAGTGGGAGGACATGCCCGGCTCGACCGTCTCGCCGGTCAGGACCTCGCTCAAGATGGGCAAGGCCCTGTTCTCGGCACGCCACCGCGCCAAGCGCCTGCGAGACAGCCGCCTCCACGCGGCCATCGCCGCCCGGCGCGACCAACCGACGGCGCTGATCGACAGAGATGAGTAA
- a CDS encoding GtrA family protein yields the protein MSNRTAPLRELLSGVRFGKFASVGAVGAVFDTTTLVALTEFGGLSAAVANVVSIEVAILVMFAINDTWTFAGEGRDDTRSLGGRLLRSHFVRAGGSTVQYLLFVAVFYGATVDLSLAGFDLWLVAVKGGSIAAAMLVNYVFESLFTWRVHEE from the coding sequence ATGAGTAACCGCACCGCCCCGCTCCGGGAACTGCTCTCCGGAGTCCGCTTCGGCAAGTTCGCCTCCGTCGGCGCCGTCGGCGCCGTCTTCGACACGACGACGCTCGTGGCCCTGACCGAGTTCGGCGGCCTCTCGGCCGCCGTCGCCAACGTCGTCAGCATCGAGGTGGCCATCCTCGTGATGTTCGCCATCAACGACACCTGGACGTTCGCCGGCGAGGGCCGCGACGACACGCGCTCGCTCGGCGGGCGCCTCCTGCGGTCGCACTTCGTCCGCGCCGGCGGGTCGACCGTCCAGTACCTCCTGTTCGTCGCCGTCTTCTACGGCGCCACCGTCGACCTCTCGCTGGCCGGTTTCGACCTCTGGCTCGTCGCCGTCAAGGGCGGATCCATCGCCGCCGCCATGCTCGTCAACTACGTCTTCGAGAGCCTGTTCACCTGGCGCGTCCACGAGGAGTGA
- the hpt gene encoding hypoxanthine/guanine phosphoribosyltransferase, producing MDRLKESLLEAPIIEKDGYHYFVHPISDGVPMLRPELLREIVIRIIRKAELEDVDKIVTPAAMGIHISTAVSLMTDIPLVVVRKRQYGLDGEVALSQVTGYSENEMYVNDVYEGDKVLVLDDVLSTGGTLAGLTGALEDIGADIRDIVCVIKKADGENKLDEAGYDAKTLINVAVEDGEVVIVDENGDG from the coding sequence ATGGATCGACTCAAGGAGTCCCTGCTCGAGGCCCCGATCATCGAGAAGGACGGGTACCACTACTTCGTCCACCCCATCAGCGACGGGGTCCCCATGCTCCGGCCGGAACTCCTCCGGGAGATCGTCATCCGGATCATCCGCAAGGCCGAACTGGAGGACGTCGACAAGATCGTCACCCCCGCCGCGATGGGCATCCACATCTCCACCGCCGTCTCGCTGATGACCGACATCCCTCTCGTCGTCGTCCGCAAGCGCCAGTACGGCCTCGACGGCGAGGTCGCCCTCTCGCAGGTCACCGGCTACTCCGAGAACGAGATGTACGTCAACGACGTCTACGAGGGCGACAAGGTACTCGTCCTCGACGACGTCCTCTCGACTGGCGGCACCCTCGCCGGCCTCACCGGCGCCCTCGAGGACATCGGCGCCGACATCCGCGACATCGTCTGCGTCATCAAGAAGGCCGACGGCGAGAACAAGCTCGACGAGGCCGGCTACGACGCCAAGACCCTCATCAACGTCGCCGTCGAGGACGGCGAAGTCGTCATCGTCGACGAGAACGGCGACGGCTGA
- a CDS encoding type IV pilin — protein sequence MPIQELFERDDAVSPVIGVILMVAITVILAAVIASFVLNMGNQAQQDPPQASFSFDFTNDNTVSGTTYDQLTISHGSGDNLPVERVKIKGTVDLGSGGTNASTGNYESDLEFTDDFSVSGEVSAGTTVTVSSDTSNNELGTETVRIIYVDEDTGQSTTLSTWEGPDA from the coding sequence ATGCCCATTCAAGAACTCTTTGAGAGAGACGACGCCGTGTCGCCGGTCATCGGCGTCATCTTGATGGTCGCGATTACCGTCATCCTCGCGGCCGTTATCGCATCGTTCGTGCTAAATATGGGAAATCAGGCGCAACAGGACCCGCCGCAGGCGAGTTTCAGTTTTGACTTCACCAACGATAACACTGTGAGTGGCACTACGTACGATCAGCTCACAATATCCCACGGCAGTGGTGACAACCTTCCTGTTGAGAGGGTTAAAATAAAGGGGACTGTAGATCTCGGATCTGGGGGGACAAATGCAAGCACAGGTAACTACGAGAGCGATCTTGAGTTTACAGACGACTTTTCGGTGAGTGGTGAGGTGTCCGCGGGGACAACTGTGACGGTGTCGTCTGATACAAGTAATAACGAACTGGGTACAGAGACTGTTCGCATCATCTACGTTGACGAAGACACCGGCCAGAGCACTACTCTCAGCACTTGGGAAGGCCCCGACGCCTAG
- a CDS encoding type IV pilin, with amino-acid sequence MDLKKLFTDDDAVSPVIGVILMVAITVILAAVIASFVLNLGDQAQQSTPTASFDFDYNATGTDNLTITHESGDTIDGARLNATISNGANVDSDVFIGEITAGTSTELNESVTDADPLDLSDSTVRIIYTAESGGSSSTLTTWEGPDA; translated from the coding sequence ATGGATCTCAAGAAACTGTTCACGGACGACGACGCGGTCTCGCCGGTCATCGGCGTGATCCTGATGGTCGCCATCACGGTCATCCTGGCTGCCGTCATCGCGTCGTTCGTCCTCAACCTCGGGGACCAGGCACAGCAATCGACGCCGACGGCGAGCTTCGACTTCGATTATAACGCCACTGGCACTGATAATCTGACAATTACCCATGAAAGTGGTGACACCATCGATGGAGCGCGTCTGAATGCCACCATCTCGAATGGGGCCAATGTAGATAGTGATGTATTTATAGGAGAAATTACGGCGGGGACATCAACTGAGCTGAATGAAAGTGTCACAGATGCGGATCCTCTTGACCTAAGTGATTCTACTGTTCGAATTATCTACACAGCTGAATCCGGTGGTTCCTCCTCGACCCTGACCACCTGGGAAGGACCGGACGCGTAA